The following are encoded in a window of Prevotella melaninogenica genomic DNA:
- a CDS encoding aminotransferase class I/II-fold pyridoxal phosphate-dependent enzyme — protein sequence MERNRVLLCLAHMSGNEMRYIQEAFDTNWVVPLGPNVNGFEDDLRRFSVSVSPSGERRNFLEKEEYPQTIMAHEDNPDNLWKESLPRLEDKRIVALCSGTSAVHLALVALGVKAGDEVICQSFTFCASSHPVTYLGATPVFVDSEKETWNLDPTLLEEAIKDRIAKTGKKPKVIIVVYLYGMPAKIKEILAVADKYDIPVVEDAAEGLGSRYEGQVCGTFGEYGVLSFNGNKMITTSGGGALVCPNEEARNNVMFYATQAREGYPYYQHEKIGFNYRMSNVCAGIGRGQMTVLDEHIAHHRYIAHLYEEAFSKIDGITFHANPSSEFDSNFWLNTMVLDPSVKVKGQENAYKTTVQGAVGGAAGVIHSVDNAHTDCEPNANVEAMRVFLDKANIESRPLWKPMHKQPCYKDCPAYVNGVSESLFKVGMCLPSGPLVTDDDVKYIVEKIKEAME from the coding sequence ATGGAAAGAAATCGTGTTTTACTTTGTCTCGCTCACATGAGTGGTAACGAGATGAGATACATCCAAGAGGCGTTTGACACCAATTGGGTGGTGCCATTGGGACCAAATGTCAATGGTTTTGAAGATGACTTGAGACGTTTCTCTGTCTCTGTAAGTCCTTCAGGTGAAAGAAGAAACTTCCTTGAAAAAGAGGAATATCCACAGACAATTATGGCGCATGAGGATAATCCTGATAATCTTTGGAAGGAGTCTTTACCAAGATTGGAGGATAAGCGTATTGTAGCACTCTGTTCTGGTACCTCTGCTGTACACCTCGCTTTAGTTGCATTGGGAGTTAAGGCAGGCGATGAGGTCATCTGCCAGAGTTTTACCTTCTGTGCCAGTTCACATCCAGTAACTTACCTTGGTGCAACCCCTGTGTTTGTTGACTCAGAGAAGGAAACATGGAATCTTGATCCTACACTTTTGGAGGAAGCTATTAAGGATAGAATTGCTAAGACTGGTAAGAAACCAAAAGTAATCATCGTTGTTTATCTTTATGGTATGCCTGCAAAGATAAAAGAAATTCTTGCAGTAGCAGATAAATATGATATCCCTGTTGTAGAGGATGCTGCAGAGGGTTTAGGTTCAAGATACGAAGGACAGGTATGTGGTACCTTTGGCGAGTATGGTGTTCTCTCATTTAATGGAAACAAGATGATTACTACATCAGGTGGTGGTGCACTTGTTTGTCCTAATGAAGAGGCTCGTAATAATGTGATGTTCTATGCAACACAGGCTCGTGAGGGTTATCCGTACTATCAGCATGAGAAGATAGGTTTCAACTATCGTATGAGTAATGTTTGTGCTGGTATCGGTCGTGGTCAGATGACAGTCTTGGATGAGCATATTGCTCATCACCGTTACATTGCTCATTTGTATGAAGAGGCTTTCAGTAAGATAGATGGTATTACCTTCCATGCAAACCCTTCATCGGAGTTCGATTCTAATTTCTGGTTGAATACAATGGTTCTTGACCCTTCTGTTAAGGTGAAAGGTCAGGAGAATGCATATAAGACAACAGTACAAGGAGCAGTAGGTGGTGCAGCTGGTGTTATTCATTCAGTAGATAATGCACATACTGATTGTGAACCAAATGCTAATGTTGAGGCTATGCGTGTCTTCCTTGATAAAGCCAATATTGAGAGCCGTCCTCTTTGGAAGCCAATGCACAAGCAGCCATGTTATAAGGATTGTCCAGCATACGTAAATGGAGTGAGCGAAAGTCTTTTCAAAGTAGGTATGTGTTTACCAAGTGGACCATTAGTAACAGATGATGATGTGAAATATATTGTGGAGAAGATAAAAGAGGCAATGGAATAA
- a CDS encoding tetratricopeptide repeat protein produces MAVRKTGKFIITLLLCLTTSIPAFAQKSKDAEELGKALEYFTSAKYHEALLIFQRLDKEYKLNERFKAYIGLCYYHDWDYEAAVKYLEGVMPKLEVFAPHERSVYYYTTAESKFNLKQYKEAIPYYEKTLTVCYEREKGDVYYRLGLCNMFLQSWKPAYDQYMNAEKIYNQYKQEENVQGRLVQIKRMAAACWTNYEATLPKDSLSKITDNTTNKDNKTTQLKNISTIINSLISTMLLPSTTPDNVKDIIKKEEKIKLEK; encoded by the coding sequence ATGGCTGTAAGAAAAACGGGAAAATTTATCATAACGCTTCTGCTATGCCTTACAACTTCTATCCCTGCATTTGCACAAAAGAGCAAGGATGCTGAAGAATTAGGGAAAGCACTGGAATACTTTACTTCAGCAAAGTATCATGAAGCCCTGCTTATCTTTCAGCGATTGGATAAAGAATATAAGCTTAACGAACGTTTCAAGGCTTATATAGGTCTTTGCTATTACCATGATTGGGATTATGAAGCAGCTGTTAAATACTTAGAGGGTGTTATGCCTAAATTGGAAGTATTTGCGCCACATGAGCGGTCAGTCTACTATTATACAACTGCAGAAAGTAAGTTCAACTTAAAGCAATATAAGGAAGCTATCCCCTATTATGAGAAAACACTAACCGTATGTTATGAACGAGAGAAAGGAGATGTCTATTATCGGTTAGGCCTATGCAATATGTTTCTTCAATCATGGAAACCAGCATACGACCAATACATGAATGCTGAAAAGATTTATAACCAGTATAAACAGGAAGAAAATGTGCAGGGACGGCTTGTACAGATAAAACGTATGGCTGCTGCTTGTTGGACAAATTATGAGGCTACATTGCCTAAGGATTCTTTGTCGAAAATAACAGACAACACGACCAATAAAGATAATAAGACGACGCAATTAAAAAACATATCGACAATTATCAACTCGTTGATTTCTACAATGTTATTACCATCCACAACGCCAGATAATGTAAAAGATATTATCAAAAAAGAAGAGAAAATAAAACTTGAAAAATAA
- a CDS encoding 2-amino-4-hydroxy-6-hydroxymethyldihydropteridine diphosphokinase yields MKTIIALGSNSNQEANIFKAQTLLKQRFEGVKFSDTQWTEPIGIKSDKFLNCIGTFDTKLSLTQVIQCLKEIEQTMGDSHENHQIGKVLIDIDLAQYGEKIVKKIIWL; encoded by the coding sequence ATGAAGACAATCATTGCACTTGGCTCAAATTCTAATCAGGAGGCGAATATTTTCAAAGCTCAGACACTACTGAAACAACGTTTCGAGGGTGTCAAATTCTCTGATACACAATGGACAGAACCGATTGGAATAAAGTCTGACAAATTCTTGAATTGTATAGGAACTTTTGATACAAAATTATCTCTCACCCAAGTAATACAATGCTTAAAGGAGATAGAACAGACTATGGGTGACTCTCACGAAAATCATCAAATAGGAAAAGTTTTGATTGATATTGACCTTGCGCAATATGGCGAGAAGATTGTAAAAAAGATAATATGGCTGTAA
- a CDS encoding glucosaminidase domain-containing protein, whose product MKRYIFLFISFLYMFSTVASGQARWNQVYQSYIDQYKDMAIEGMLKYGVPASITLAQGLLESGAGRGRLVLLGNNHFGIKCHGWLGRTISHDDDAKGECFRAYDSALESFEDHCKFLRDRPRYSSLFSLDRSDYRGWAYGLKRAGYATNPVYAQSLINLIELYKLYEYDKAKSYDRFMAHHSGENSVVRGIENGRPNPVQVLGAHPINKYNDNYYVIVRRGDSFKSLSKELEISVGKLAKYNERDKHERLIPGEYIWLKKKQKKGPKEFKKRPYYVRKSESLYDIAQRYGIRLKSLVKKNEKIAERGLRIGDEVILY is encoded by the coding sequence ATGAAGCGATATATCTTCCTTTTTATCTCATTCCTCTATATGTTTTCTACCGTAGCGTCGGGACAGGCAAGGTGGAATCAAGTTTATCAATCCTATATTGATCAGTATAAAGACATGGCTATTGAAGGTATGCTGAAGTATGGCGTACCTGCAAGTATCACGTTAGCACAAGGTCTGCTCGAGAGTGGGGCAGGGCGTGGAAGACTTGTTCTTCTTGGTAATAATCACTTTGGTATTAAATGTCATGGTTGGCTGGGGCGTACGATTTCACATGATGATGATGCAAAAGGAGAGTGTTTCCGTGCATATGATAGTGCGTTAGAAAGTTTTGAAGATCATTGTAAGTTTCTTCGTGACCGTCCCCGTTATAGTAGTCTGTTCAGTTTGGATAGATCCGATTATCGTGGTTGGGCGTATGGATTGAAGCGAGCAGGTTATGCTACCAATCCTGTCTATGCACAGAGTCTCATTAATCTTATAGAGCTTTATAAACTTTATGAATATGATAAGGCGAAAAGTTATGACCGCTTTATGGCTCATCATAGTGGTGAGAATTCTGTTGTCCGTGGCATAGAAAATGGTCGTCCAAATCCTGTTCAGGTTTTGGGTGCACATCCTATCAATAAATACAATGACAACTATTATGTTATTGTAAGACGAGGAGATTCTTTTAAATCGTTAAGTAAAGAATTAGAAATTAGTGTAGGTAAGTTGGCTAAGTACAATGAACGTGATAAGCATGAACGTCTGATTCCAGGAGAGTATATCTGGTTGAAGAAGAAACAAAAGAAAGGTCCGAAGGAGTTTAAGAAGCGTCCATATTATGTACGCAAGTCAGAGAGCTTATACGATATTGCACAACGTTATGGTATTCGTTTGAAGAGTCTTGTGAAGAAGAACGAAAAGATTGCCGAGCGTGGTCTGAGAATTGGCGATGAGGTGATATTGTATTAA
- a CDS encoding GTP-binding protein: MNIKETPVLLLTGYLGSGKTTLVNKILANKKGIKFAVIVNDIGEVNIDADLIEAGGVVDQKDDSLVALQNGCICCTLKMDLVQQLNDIVSQQKFDYIVIEASGICEPAPIAQTICAYPQMYPDLAKKGKAVLDSIVTVVDARRMCDEFSAGNDLLKKDLQEDDIENLLIQQIEFCNIILLNKVDDVSKEELGLVKKIIRSLQPKAEIIECNYGDVDLDKILNTGDFNFEKVATSASWIAEIEGHDEEEDEHDHHHDHDEHEHHHDEHDEHHHDHHHHHCHHHHSLENEESGEALEYNIQTFVYYARRPFDINFFDDFVARQWPKQIIRCKGLCYFSNEKDICYVFEQAGKQVSLRNAGQWYATMPPFQLREFLENNPKLKKDWEEPYGDRMQKLVFIGQDLDKEAITKALDTCLTDF; this comes from the coding sequence ATGAATATAAAAGAGACTCCTGTCCTCCTGCTTACAGGTTATTTAGGCAGCGGTAAGACAACGTTAGTAAACAAGATTCTTGCCAACAAGAAAGGTATTAAGTTTGCCGTTATTGTCAACGACATCGGTGAAGTGAATATTGATGCTGACCTCATTGAGGCAGGTGGCGTTGTCGATCAGAAGGATGATTCGCTCGTTGCACTCCAAAATGGTTGTATCTGTTGTACGCTGAAGATGGACTTAGTGCAGCAATTGAACGATATTGTTTCACAGCAAAAGTTCGACTATATTGTTATCGAGGCAAGTGGTATCTGCGAGCCTGCCCCTATCGCACAGACTATCTGCGCATATCCACAAATGTATCCAGACCTTGCTAAGAAAGGTAAGGCAGTACTTGATTCTATCGTGACTGTTGTCGATGCACGTCGTATGTGTGATGAGTTCTCTGCTGGTAACGACCTTTTGAAGAAAGACTTGCAAGAGGATGACATTGAGAACTTACTTATCCAGCAGATTGAGTTCTGCAATATTATCCTTCTTAATAAGGTGGATGACGTCAGCAAAGAGGAATTAGGACTGGTGAAGAAGATTATCCGTTCACTTCAACCAAAGGCTGAGATTATCGAGTGTAATTATGGAGATGTTGACTTAGATAAAATCCTCAATACAGGAGACTTCAACTTTGAAAAGGTTGCTACCTCTGCTTCATGGATTGCAGAGATTGAAGGTCACGATGAGGAAGAGGATGAACATGACCATCATCACGACCATGATGAGCATGAACACCACCACGATGAGCATGACGAACACCATCACGATCATCATCATCACCACTGCCACCATCATCACAGTTTGGAGAATGAGGAAAGCGGTGAAGCTTTGGAATATAATATCCAGACCTTTGTTTACTATGCACGCCGTCCATTCGACATCAATTTCTTTGATGATTTCGTAGCACGTCAGTGGCCTAAACAGATTATTCGTTGTAAAGGGCTCTGCTATTTCTCTAATGAGAAGGATATTTGTTATGTCTTTGAGCAGGCTGGTAAGCAGGTAAGCCTTCGCAATGCAGGTCAATGGTATGCTACTATGCCACCATTCCAGTTGCGCGAGTTCCTTGAGAATAATCCTAAACTGAAGAAAGATTGGGAGGAGCCATATGGTGACAGAATGCAGAAACTCGTATTTATTGGGCAAGACCTCGACAAAGAGGCTATCACCAAAGCATTGGATACCTGTCTGACTGATTTCTAA
- a CDS encoding FKBP-type peptidyl-prolyl cis-trans isomerase, with protein sequence MGKKQEYKLKNEEYLRELCQKEGIKKLPNGILYEVIKEGSGDGKVTERSIVTCHYRGSLINGNVFDDSWQRGIPEAFRVNELITGFQTALCAMHKGDHWRIHVPYQEGYGTKRDGDIPAFSTLIFEIELFSIG encoded by the coding sequence ATGGGAAAGAAACAAGAATACAAATTAAAGAATGAAGAATACCTTAGAGAACTTTGTCAGAAGGAAGGTATCAAGAAACTTCCTAACGGTATTCTGTACGAAGTAATAAAAGAAGGAAGTGGTGACGGAAAAGTTACTGAGCGTTCTATTGTTACCTGTCATTACCGCGGTAGTCTTATTAACGGTAATGTTTTCGACGATAGTTGGCAGAGAGGTATTCCTGAAGCATTCCGTGTAAACGAACTGATTACAGGATTTCAAACGGCACTCTGTGCGATGCATAAGGGTGACCATTGGCGTATTCATGTCCCTTATCAAGAGGGTTATGGAACAAAACGCGATGGTGATATCCCTGCTTTTTCCACATTGATTTTTGAGATAGAACTGTTTTCTATAGGATAA
- a CDS encoding MATE family efflux transporter: MQLLDNWNKEILRLAIPSIISNVTVPLLGLVDLAVVGHIGNETYISAIAVGSMIFNVMYWLLGFLRMGTSGMTSQAYGRQDGQECMNILVRTLTIGVGMGVLFIVAQRGIEWGMLRLMNTPEPSWHFVATYFRIVIWGAPAMLGLYGLTGWFIGMQDTRTPMVVAVLQNVVNILASLFFVFVFDWKIGGVAAGTVLAQWAGFVVSLYAVYKRITSGKERGLTLGKERRVALQTTFRHVFIMRGEWGEFFRVNKDIFLRTLCLVAVNFFFTSAGGKQGAMMLAVNTLLMTLFTLFSYLMDGFAYAGEALSGKYYGAGDKEGLRITVRRLFAFGVIMALMFTAVYVFGGVGFLCLLTSDMSVVTAAQPYLFWAYLIPMAGMAAFVLDGVFIGLTATKGMLFSTAMAMITFFVVYYLFWNSYGNNALWIAFLSFLGMRGLASILWARRYLVII, translated from the coding sequence ATGCAGTTGTTGGATAACTGGAATAAGGAGATTTTACGCCTTGCCATCCCCTCTATTATAAGTAATGTGACTGTTCCATTGTTAGGTCTTGTTGACTTGGCAGTGGTAGGACATATTGGGAATGAAACTTATATCAGTGCGATAGCAGTCGGTTCGATGATATTCAATGTGATGTATTGGCTATTAGGATTCCTACGCATGGGAACGAGTGGCATGACATCACAAGCATATGGACGACAAGACGGGCAGGAATGTATGAATATTCTTGTGCGCACACTGACAATAGGAGTGGGAATGGGAGTCCTCTTTATCGTGGCACAGCGTGGTATAGAGTGGGGGATGCTTCGGCTGATGAATACGCCAGAGCCTTCGTGGCACTTTGTTGCTACCTACTTTAGGATTGTTATATGGGGTGCACCTGCCATGTTGGGACTCTACGGACTGACTGGATGGTTTATCGGAATGCAAGATACGCGTACGCCAATGGTGGTGGCTGTGTTGCAGAATGTGGTTAATATCCTTGCCTCTTTGTTCTTCGTTTTTGTATTTGACTGGAAGATTGGTGGTGTTGCAGCAGGTACAGTTTTGGCTCAGTGGGCGGGCTTTGTAGTCTCTTTATATGCTGTATATAAGCGGATAACATCTGGGAAAGAGCGAGGATTGACTTTGGGGAAAGAACGTCGTGTAGCCTTGCAGACAACCTTCCGTCATGTATTTATCATGAGAGGAGAATGGGGTGAGTTCTTCCGTGTAAACAAAGATATCTTCTTACGGACGCTTTGTTTGGTGGCAGTGAACTTCTTCTTTACGTCGGCTGGAGGAAAACAGGGAGCTATGATGTTGGCTGTGAATACATTATTAATGACCTTGTTTACGCTCTTCTCTTATCTGATGGATGGTTTTGCATATGCAGGAGAGGCGCTTAGTGGTAAGTATTATGGCGCAGGGGATAAAGAAGGACTGCGTATAACAGTTCGTCGACTCTTTGCCTTTGGTGTCATTATGGCATTGATGTTTACTGCGGTTTACGTCTTTGGAGGTGTAGGTTTCCTTTGTCTTCTCACAAGTGATATGTCTGTTGTGACAGCTGCACAGCCCTATCTCTTTTGGGCTTACCTTATTCCTATGGCAGGAATGGCAGCTTTTGTGTTAGATGGAGTCTTTATCGGCTTGACAGCTACTAAGGGGATGTTATTCTCAACAGCTATGGCAATGATAACTTTCTTCGTTGTCTATTATTTGTTTTGGAATAGTTATGGAAATAACGCCTTATGGATAGCTTTTCTATCGTTTCTTGGAATGAGAGGACTTGCCTCTATTCTCTGGGCACGTAGATATTTAGTAATAATTTAA
- a CDS encoding metallophosphoesterase — MGYGWIIVFLLVLLLGCGYVSWHVWQILPLAVVGKWIVVGALLLCILCFFTNFILGLDNKPMPIAITLYELGNSAVFIGLYLLLLFLVIDLGRLLHLVPRSFLYNSWAGTLSVVVIMIGLFVYGYFNYLHKERVPLTLQSAKPMKQQHRLVMMTDLHLGYHNRTDEFRRWVDKVNEEQLEAILIAGDIIDGSIRALIDQDMATEFRRLKAPVYACLGNHEYLSGEPRAKKFYQDAGIHMLIDKHSVVPLAGGDSILIVGRDDRTNKKRASLQHLMKSAPKGYYTILMDHQPYHLEEAQQAGIDFQLSGHTHYGQVWPVSWIEDLIYEDAFGPLQKGNTQYYVSSGIGIWGGKFRIGTRSEYVVADIK; from the coding sequence ATGGGTTATGGTTGGATAATCGTGTTTCTTTTGGTCCTTTTGCTGGGCTGTGGATATGTGAGTTGGCATGTATGGCAGATTCTGCCCCTTGCTGTAGTAGGTAAGTGGATTGTCGTTGGAGCATTGTTGCTTTGCATCCTATGCTTCTTTACTAATTTTATATTGGGTTTGGATAATAAGCCAATGCCAATAGCTATTACATTGTATGAACTTGGCAATTCTGCTGTGTTTATCGGGTTGTATCTGTTGTTACTCTTCCTTGTGATCGACTTGGGAAGATTACTTCATCTTGTTCCCCGTTCCTTCCTTTATAATAGTTGGGCAGGTACATTATCGGTAGTTGTTATTATGATTGGATTATTCGTTTATGGATATTTCAATTATTTGCACAAAGAGCGTGTACCCTTAACTTTACAGTCAGCAAAACCGATGAAACAACAGCATCGTTTGGTAATGATGACCGACCTACATTTAGGTTATCATAATCGTACAGATGAGTTCAGAAGGTGGGTTGATAAGGTGAATGAAGAACAACTAGAGGCTATTCTCATAGCAGGAGATATTATTGATGGTAGTATTCGTGCATTAATAGACCAAGATATGGCAACTGAGTTTCGTCGTCTGAAGGCTCCTGTTTATGCTTGTTTAGGAAATCATGAGTATCTAAGTGGTGAACCTCGTGCAAAGAAGTTCTATCAAGATGCAGGGATTCATATGCTCATTGATAAACATAGTGTGGTGCCTTTGGCAGGTGGTGACTCAATTCTTATTGTAGGGCGCGATGATAGGACGAATAAAAAGCGTGCCAGCCTACAGCATTTGATGAAGTCTGCTCCAAAGGGTTATTATACGATTCTTATGGATCATCAGCCTTATCACTTGGAAGAGGCACAGCAAGCTGGTATAGACTTCCAACTCTCTGGTCACACGCATTATGGTCAGGTATGGCCTGTAAGCTGGATAGAAGACCTTATTTATGAGGATGCTTTCGGACCTTTACAGAAAGGGAATACACAATATTATGTGTCTTCTGGAATCGGTATTTGGGGTGGTAAGTTCCGTATCGGAACAAGGTCCGAGTATGTAGTAGCTGATATCAAGTAG
- a CDS encoding polysaccharide biosynthesis/export family protein: MKKIIFSLIVTAMIMTMTGCGSSKGFTYLENADSISLAASRGLYDARIMPKDELTITVNTTDPDAAAPFNLQVRNQLGSGKQVASGGGSLQGYLVDNSGFINFPVIGKIHVSGLTKPECEDLIKSKIQPYLARTENPIVTVRMSSYHITVLGEVGHPGVIPVSTEKMSVLEAIAQAGDLGVYGKRDNIMLIREDPTGQKHVVRLNLNDANLLNSPYYYLQQNDVLYVQPNSVKAKNSGIGSSTTLWFSFIGIVTSVASLLVNVLRK; the protein is encoded by the coding sequence ATGAAAAAAATTATTTTCTCCCTCATAGTTACAGCTATGATTATGACCATGACGGGATGTGGCTCAAGTAAGGGCTTTACTTACTTAGAAAACGCTGATTCTATTAGCCTTGCTGCTTCACGTGGCTTGTATGATGCGCGCATCATGCCAAAAGATGAATTGACGATTACTGTAAACACTACTGACCCAGATGCTGCGGCTCCTTTCAATTTGCAGGTGCGTAACCAGTTGGGTAGTGGTAAGCAGGTTGCTTCGGGTGGTGGCTCTTTGCAGGGTTACTTGGTAGACAACTCAGGATTCATCAATTTCCCTGTAATTGGTAAGATTCATGTAAGTGGCTTGACAAAGCCTGAGTGTGAAGACCTTATCAAGAGTAAGATTCAGCCTTATTTGGCACGCACCGAGAATCCTATCGTTACTGTTCGTATGAGCAGTTACCATATAACCGTTCTTGGTGAAGTTGGTCATCCAGGTGTTATTCCTGTATCAACAGAGAAGATGAGTGTTTTGGAAGCAATTGCGCAAGCTGGCGACCTTGGCGTTTATGGAAAGCGTGATAACATTATGTTGATTCGTGAAGATCCAACAGGTCAGAAGCATGTTGTACGTTTGAATCTCAATGATGCAAACTTGCTTAACTCACCTTATTATTATCTTCAGCAGAATGATGTCCTCTATGTTCAGCCAAATAGTGTAAAGGCTAAGAACTCAGGTATCGGTAGTTCTACTACCCTCTGGTTCTCTTTCATTGGTATTGTGACATCAGTGGCATCATTGCTTGTAAACGTATTGAGAAAGTAA
- the glmS gene encoding glutamine--fructose-6-phosphate transaminase (isomerizing), translating to MCGIVGYIGTKREAYLILIKGLQRLEYRGYDSAGVALINKGKELNVYKTKGKVADLEEFCLDKDITGNIGIAHTRWATHGEPSSLNAHPHYSQSKNLAIIHNGIIENYAEIKHNLIEKGMTFQSETDTEVLVQLIDYIQTKKNLSLLEAVQLALHQIIGAYAIAILDKRNPDTIIAARKQSPLVVGIGDGEFFLGSDASPIVEYTDKVVYLDDGNIAVMKLGEELKVVNILNEELSPEVRTVDINLGEIEKGGFPHFMLKEIFAQPECLKNCMRGRVHPEHTQVTLRALIDHRDKLLNAKRIIIVACGTSWHAGLIGKQLIEEYCRIPVQVEYASEFRYGNPVVGDGDVVIAISQSGETADTLAAVELAKSKGAFIYGICNAIGSSIPRTTDTGTYIHVGPEIGVASTKAFTGQVTVLTMFALALANAKGSISEDEYNKVIKGLAEMPSVIEEVLKTNDQIADLARTFTYARNFLYLGRGYSYPVALEGALKLKEISYIHAEGYPAAEMKHGPIALIDSDMPVVAIATHNGMYEKVRSNIQEIKARQGRVIALVSKGDTTISKIADAVIELPDMMECLEPLVATVPLQLLAYHIAVCKGKDVDQPRNLAKSVTVE from the coding sequence ATGTGTGGAATTGTAGGATACATTGGAACAAAGCGTGAAGCTTATCTCATTTTAATTAAAGGCTTACAGCGCCTTGAATATAGGGGATATGACAGTGCAGGTGTAGCATTGATAAATAAAGGTAAAGAACTGAATGTTTATAAAACAAAAGGAAAGGTTGCTGACCTGGAAGAGTTTTGTTTAGATAAGGACATAACAGGTAATATCGGTATTGCTCATACACGTTGGGCAACACATGGTGAACCTTCTTCATTAAATGCACATCCGCATTATTCACAGTCGAAGAATCTTGCTATTATTCATAATGGCATCATTGAGAACTATGCTGAAATCAAGCATAATCTCATAGAAAAAGGAATGACATTTCAGTCAGAAACTGATACGGAAGTATTGGTACAATTGATTGATTATATACAGACAAAGAAAAACCTCAGTTTACTGGAAGCTGTTCAGTTAGCACTTCATCAAATCATTGGTGCATATGCTATAGCTATACTTGATAAGCGCAATCCAGACACTATTATTGCGGCACGTAAGCAGAGCCCATTAGTAGTGGGCATTGGTGATGGGGAGTTCTTTCTTGGCTCGGATGCCAGTCCTATTGTAGAGTATACGGATAAGGTAGTGTACTTAGACGATGGGAATATTGCCGTTATGAAGTTAGGAGAAGAACTGAAGGTTGTTAATATTCTAAATGAAGAACTGTCACCAGAGGTGCGTACAGTAGATATTAATCTTGGAGAGATAGAGAAAGGAGGCTTCCCTCACTTTATGCTCAAAGAGATTTTTGCACAGCCAGAGTGTTTGAAGAATTGTATGCGTGGGCGTGTACATCCAGAACATACTCAGGTGACATTGAGGGCTTTGATAGATCATCGTGATAAGTTGCTGAATGCGAAGCGCATAATTATTGTCGCTTGTGGTACAAGTTGGCATGCAGGTCTAATTGGTAAGCAGCTGATAGAGGAGTATTGTCGTATTCCTGTTCAGGTCGAATATGCAAGTGAATTCCGTTATGGCAATCCTGTGGTTGGTGATGGTGATGTTGTGATCGCTATTTCACAGAGTGGTGAAACTGCAGATACACTTGCTGCAGTAGAACTTGCAAAATCAAAGGGTGCGTTTATTTATGGTATTTGTAATGCCATTGGTTCAAGTATTCCACGTACAACAGACACAGGAACTTACATTCATGTAGGACCTGAGATTGGTGTAGCATCAACGAAGGCCTTTACAGGACAGGTTACGGTGTTGACAATGTTTGCGCTTGCTTTAGCTAATGCAAAGGGAAGCATTAGTGAAGACGAGTATAACAAAGTGATAAAAGGATTGGCAGAGATGCCATCTGTTATAGAAGAAGTCTTAAAGACAAACGATCAGATAGCAGACTTAGCACGTACGTTTACTTACGCCCGTAACTTCCTCTATCTTGGTCGAGGATATAGTTATCCGGTAGCTCTTGAAGGCGCATTGAAGTTGAAAGAGATATCCTATATACATGCTGAAGGCTATCCAGCAGCAGAGATGAAACATGGACCAATCGCTTTGATAGATTCAGATATGCCTGTCGTTGCTATTGCAACACATAATGGAATGTATGAGAAGGTTCGTAGTAATATCCAAGAAATAAAGGCACGACAAGGACGCGTGATAGCTTTAGTTTCAAAGGGTGATACAACCATCTCTAAAATAGCAGATGCTGTTATAGAACTCCCAGACATGATGGAATGTCTTGAGCCATTAGTGGCAACGGTTCCATTGCAGCTGTTGGCTTATCATATTGCTGTATGTAAAGGCAAGGATGTTGATCAGCCAAGAAATCTGGCTAAGTCTGTAACAGTAGAGTAG